One region of Pagrus major chromosome 5, Pma_NU_1.0 genomic DNA includes:
- the LOC140996533 gene encoding alpha-(1,3)-fucosyltransferase 7 — protein MTTSGSRACLLLLLFLSSLLSLLFFSFLDQTLLQHKYHPAVPQRNLSILLWHWPFSRSYRLDGDKCLKMYNISHCFLTDNTSTFSTADVVVFHHHEISRGLSSLPLHLDRPASQHWVWLSMEPPANNANLSQLNGLFNWTMSYRCDADISIPYGETRLGGDERGFQGARNHSCFVSWVVSRYRPHQARAGVYQSLKKHIPIEVYGRWNEKPLSKRKLLSTIANCFFYLAFENSEAKDYISEKLWRNAFQAGVVPVVHGPNRATYEALAPPGSFIHVTDFESTADLAAYLRHVAADRQAYEKYFQWHRTHTIKTYTDWRERLCQICVKYPTLPAQHIYQDLESWVYS, from the coding sequence ATGACAACATCAGGATCCCGagcctgcctcctcctcctcctcttcctcagctccctcttATCCCTGCTTTTTTTCAGCTTCTTGGACCAGACGCTCCTTCAGCATAAATATCATCCAGCTGTTCCACAGAGAAACCTCAGCATCCTGCTGTGGCACTGGCCGTTCAGCCGCTCCTACAGGCTCGATGGAGACAAATGCCTCAAGATGTACAACATCAGCCACTGCTTCCTTACTGacaacacctccaccttctccACTGCTGATGTGGTTGTCTTCCACCACCACGAGATAAGCAGAGGTCTGTCCTCACTGCCCCTGCACTTGGATCGCCCAGCCTCCCAGCACTGGGTGTGGCTGTCCATGGAACCTCCAGCCAACAATGCAAATCTGTCACAGCTCAATGGCCTCTTCAACTGGACCATGAGCTACAGATGTGATGCAGACATATCCATCCCTTACGGAGAGACCAGATTAGGAGGCGATGAGCGAGGTTTTCAGGGTGCTCGGAATCACTCCTGCTTTGTCAGCTGGGTGGTCAGCAGATACCGGCCCCACCAGGCTCGGGCTGGTGTTTACCAAAGTCTAAAGAAGCATATTCCCATAGAGGTGTACGGCAGGTGGAACGAGAAACCCCTGTCAAAGAGAAAGCTGTTGTCCACAATTGCAAACTGCTTTTTTTACCTGGCTTTTGAGAACTCTGAGGCGAAGGACTACATCAGTGAGAAGCTCTGGAGGAACGCTTTCCAAGCAGGAGTCGTACCTGTGGTTCATGGCCCAAACAGGGCCACCTATGAAGCCCTGGCTCCCCCTGGTTCCTTTATCCATGTGACTGATTTCGAGAGCACAGCAGATCTGGCTGCCTATCTCAGACATGTAGCTGCAGACAGGCAGGCCTATGAGAAGTACTTCCAGTGGCACCGCACTCACACAATAAAAACCTACACTGACTGGAGAGAAAGACTGTGTCAGATCTGTGTTAAGTACCCCACTTTACCAGCCCAACACATCTATCAAGACCTAGAGAGCTGGGTTTACAGCTAA